The window ACTTGATTACTACTATTGAATGTGATAGTTGTACATTGTATAGACTAGTTTTTGCATTTACTGATTTATTAGTTCTGGATGTCTCCAGCTCATTAGAGCTCATGCTTGTTGCAACAGTCTGGGCTTTAGACAAGGTTGTAAATCAATCACTGTCATAACTGTAATGTTGCACGTCACAGTTATACATTGTAAACTACTTACTAGTCAGTTGAATTTATTGATTAATTAGCGCTGCACACCTCTGGCTCCCTGTATCTACCATTAATCGGTGTCTCCAGTCCTAGCAGTCTCCAGCTTGCTGTGGCTCTGGCTCATTTGTTTCCAGCTCCTGCTTGTTCCAGCAGCCTGGGCTTTTGACAAGGCCATAAATCATTGTCATAACGTGAATACTAATACGAACTGTCATCATTTTCTAACTGTTGTACTTCATGGGCCAGCTGGTAACTATTCTGGACAttgtttaaacatttaaataagcAGTTGAGCGGAAAAGTCATGTTTCACCCAGAGAGTTTCGGACATGGGCTCAGCCCAGTGCACACCACTGCCCTGCATTCTGGGGACCAATACAACCAGTGCTGTGGTTGAGAGCACTCCTCCCTGCCACTCTgcacacagccagccctgcGGCTTGGCCCAAGGCAGCTGCCCTGGTCTCTGTGTCTGAGCCCCCAAAGTGGCCAAACGCACCTGCTTCTGAGTTCCAAAAATAGGCTGTTCTCAAGCTCCCACAGCATCCCAAGGAGCTTGTTGTATAGGCTGAAAGATGTGTGATGGTCTGTGGCCAGACAGTAGCCAAATGAGCCCGTTTTCAGACCCCAGAAATGCAGGATTCAGTCTCTGCTTTCAAGACGCGGGAGTGCACAGCTGTCGCTCTTACTGAGCCTGGGTTTGAGCCCCTGCAATGCGAGAATTCACCTCTGATGCTGAGCCCCAGACTGCTCACCCAGCTGCGTTCTCTGCTCCAGAAGCCATCACCGTGTGCACCGCTTCGCCTTTCCTTCTGCCCCACGTCCGGCTCACGTGCGATGCCGAGGcgggcagctcagctccagcccctcGGGTTTCATCCCTCGGCCCCGGCCGCTCCACAGCCGCACCAGCAGCGCGGCGCCGCCCACGGCCGGAAGGGgaatggagggagggaagatgGCGGCCGCGCCGCGCAGGCGCCCTGGGGTCCGAGCGGCAGCCCCGCGCCCCCGAGCCACGTAATGGCGGCGGCTGGAGGGGCGAGTGAGGAGCCGTGCGGGCCAAGCCCGGTGTAGCACTTGGCCTTGGTGAACTTCAGGAAGCGCATGTAGACACAGTTCGCAAGCCTGTCCCTGTCCTTTTAGCATCCCATGGTGACTCCCTGCCTTTGCCTCTTAAGGCTGGGATGATGCCCCTGCACCTATTCCTGCCCTGCACTGGACAGCGCAGGACAGTAGTTATAACACGCAAGGCAAAGGTTTGCCAGCatcactgcatttattttccactctGGGTCACACCACGCTGATTCTACCACTGCACTGCTTCCAAGCAATTGGCTGACATTAAGGCACTTtttaagacatgaaaaaaataacttcctaCAACCTAGGAAAATTTTTCAGAGAGGAAGAGGTGAAATATGCTCATGTGGTTAGCTTGCACAGAGGAAGTGCTGCCAAGAGGCAACGACTGCCTCCTCAGCGTCAGCTGCCACCAGTTTGTCTCCACTTCAGCGCATTGTCACTAGCTCCTCTGCTGAGGTAGGGTGGATAGCAACTGTGTTGTCAAAGTCGGCCTTGGTGGCTCCCATTTTGATGGCCACAGCGAAGCCCTGCAGCATCTCGTCACAGCCCAGGCCTTGCATGTGCAGCCCCACCACCTTCCAGGAAGAAGCAAGAGGCCAGTGTGAGACCAGACTCACAGCCAGGGTGCACGCTACTACCACTGGTAGCCCTCCACAGGAACAGCCAGTGGTGTTCCCAGCAGTGAGATCCCCACAAGGGGGCCTGCATCCTCCTAGGTAGGGACACCCCCATCGCCCTCCACGCACCTTCTCCTCCTTGCCAGCACACACCAGCTTCATCACACACTTCACCTTCCTCTGGGTGACGGCATGGTACATGGGGGTGAATGATGTGGAGTAGATCTTCACGTTGTCCTTCCCATGCGCAGCGATGGCTTCATCTGCAGCAGAAGGCACCACACATCAGCTTCCCCAGCCTGTTTCTTCACGCAAGCACTGTGATTTAACACCTGCATGCCTCTCTGCAGGTCATCCTGTCCTTACCTTCCGTGAGGCCCACAGTTCCAATGGGTGGGTGGCTGAAGACGACAGTGGGGATGTTGCTGTAGTCAAGCCGGGCATCTTGCTGGTTACCAAAGAGCCGAAGTGCCAACTTTCTCCCAGCCGCGATGGCCACTAAGAAGAGGGACAGGGTACCTGAGGCATGGCTCTGCTGGGGTACGAGGGGATGGAGGGCACCAGTACGCACCTGGAGTCAGGAGGGCTCTGCCGCAGACATCTCCGATGGCGTAGATCCCCTTTCTGGTGGTGTTCTGGAACTCATCCACCACCACATGGTTCTGGGCATCCACCTTCACATCCTGCCAGGGGAACACCAGCCGTGCTGGCACTTAGGACCTTGTGGTCCTCACAGCAACATGAAGGTCCCTGGATGGAGGAACTGAGCCTAGCAGAGATACGGCACCAAGAAACTCTGCAGCCCAAGGATGGCAATCCTTAAGGGGAAGGGGACACATTTCTGTCTCACCACATGGTCAAGGCACAGCTCCTCCGTGTTTGGCTCCCGCCCAATGGCCCACAGAAGGCAGTCCACATCATGGATCACCCTCACAGTTGGCTTGTGGCCGGGCTCAGAGGATATCACCTTCACCTCCAGCAAGCCATTGGGGGACTTTGTGACAGCCTGGACCTGTGGGG of the Numida meleagris isolate 19003 breed g44 Domestic line chromosome 4, NumMel1.0, whole genome shotgun sequence genome contains:
- the GSR gene encoding glutathione reductase, mitochondrial isoform X2 translates to MPPRTPSSSTTILTMASRYLASGSTGVRVSPMSSVASLVGGDSKLPSFSRTIKEKRDAYVRRLNEIYENNVTKARIDIIRGYGKFTSDPEPTIEVNGKKYTAPHILIATGGRPSVPPDCKVPGASLGITSDGFFDLEELPRRSVVIGAGYIAVEIAGILSTLGSKSSLLIRRDKVLRTFDSLISTNCTQELENTGVDVWKHTQVQAVTKSPNGLLEVKVISSEPGHKPTVRVIHDVDCLLWAIGREPNTEELCLDHVDVKVDAQNHVVVDEFQNTTRKGIYAIGDVCGRALLTPVAIAAGRKLALRLFGNQQDARLDYSNIPTVVFSHPPIGTVGLTEDEAIAAHGKDNVKIYSTSFTPMYHAVTQRKVKCVMKLVCAGKEEKVVGLHMQGLGCDEMLQGFAVAIKMGATKADFDNTVAIHPTSAEELVTMR